In a single window of the Pseudomonas oryzihabitans genome:
- a CDS encoding RsiV family protein: MRIRPLLLLAGLLLGGCQSVFGPNLDKPLTPRHQAWEHRPAGCQGEECPLINIDYVEFGEPALDALVQRHLLGLARAEPGAPIPTSLANYERDFLSQAQPRWSSYLQAKVREQHDGLVIIEFSSYLANGGAHGLAGRDFVTWDRHLDRQISLGDMLVPGQEGEFWRLAQLSREAWMVSNGVGDAEFRQQWPFLKTNNVALDFGALTLKYDIGSIAPYAMGHPELKIPYPKLNGILKGEYFPGRGKARQP, from the coding sequence ATGCGTATCCGCCCGCTCCTCCTGCTCGCCGGCCTGCTGCTCGGTGGTTGCCAAAGCGTCTTCGGCCCCAACCTGGACAAACCGCTCACGCCCCGCCACCAGGCCTGGGAGCATCGCCCCGCCGGTTGCCAGGGCGAAGAATGCCCGCTGATCAACATCGACTACGTGGAATTCGGCGAACCGGCGCTGGACGCCCTGGTGCAGCGTCACCTGCTGGGCCTGGCACGGGCCGAGCCGGGGGCACCCATTCCCACTTCGCTCGCGAATTATGAGCGGGACTTCCTCAGCCAGGCCCAGCCACGCTGGAGCAGCTATCTGCAGGCCAAGGTGCGCGAACAGCATGACGGCCTGGTGATCATCGAGTTCTCCAGCTATCTGGCCAATGGCGGCGCCCATGGCCTGGCCGGGCGCGACTTCGTCACCTGGGATCGCCACCTCGATCGGCAGATCAGCCTGGGCGACATGCTGGTTCCCGGGCAGGAAGGCGAATTCTGGCGGCTGGCGCAGCTGTCACGCGAGGCCTGGATGGTCAGCAACGGCGTCGGCGATGCCGAGTTCCGCCAGCAATGGCCCTTCCTCAAGACCAACAACGTGGCCCTGGACTTCGGCGCCCTGACGCTCAAGTACGACATCGGCAGCATCGCGCCCTACGCCATGGGCCATCCGGAGCTGAAGATCCCCTATCCCAAGCTCAACGGCATCCTCAAGGGTGAGTATTTCCCGGGGCGGGGCAAGGCACGGCAGCCGTAA
- the cytX gene encoding putative hydroxymethylpyrimidine transporter CytX, which produces MAQAPGLYTPTVPVPADRRILGGRDLFTLWFSLGIGLMVAQAGALLAPGLGLADGLLVLVLGTGVGVLLLAAAGLVGSDTGLAGMTALGQSLGQRGALLPAVLNITQLIGWGAFELVVMREAASVLLGSWGLQDWASPVLWTLVFGALATALAVAGPLTFVRRFLSRWGIWLLLGACGWLTLDLFLRADLAALWQRPGDGSLTQALGFDLVVAMPLSWLPVIADYTRFARTGRSAGRGVMLGYFCGNLWLMGLGFAYTLAFASGGEADALLRALAVAGLGLPLLLILLDESENAFAAYHSAAVATGFLAQVKIWQLTLAIGILCTLLALLVPLAQYEHFLLLIGSVFAPLFGVVLVDHFLLRRRKAPQRVRALRLESLVAWALGVAVYHLLPTLLPAWGATLPAIVLAGTAQALLGLKRT; this is translated from the coding sequence ATGGCCCAGGCCCCCGGCCTCTACACCCCCACCGTCCCCGTCCCGGCGGACCGTCGCATCCTTGGCGGGCGCGACCTCTTCACCCTCTGGTTCTCCCTCGGCATCGGCCTCATGGTGGCCCAGGCCGGCGCGCTGCTGGCACCCGGTCTCGGCCTGGCCGACGGCCTGCTGGTGCTGGTGCTGGGCACCGGGGTCGGGGTGCTGCTGCTGGCGGCCGCCGGCCTGGTGGGCAGCGATACCGGCCTGGCCGGCATGACCGCCTTGGGCCAGAGCCTCGGCCAGCGCGGTGCCCTGCTGCCGGCGGTGCTCAACATCACCCAGCTGATCGGCTGGGGCGCCTTCGAACTGGTGGTGATGCGCGAGGCGGCCAGCGTGCTGCTGGGCAGCTGGGGTCTGCAGGACTGGGCCTCGCCGGTGCTCTGGACCCTGGTCTTCGGCGCCCTGGCCACGGCGCTGGCAGTGGCCGGTCCGCTGACCTTCGTGCGGCGTTTCCTCAGCCGCTGGGGTATCTGGCTGCTGCTGGGCGCCTGCGGATGGCTGACCTTGGACCTGTTCCTGCGCGCCGACCTGGCCGCGCTCTGGCAGCGCCCGGGCGATGGCTCCCTGACCCAGGCCCTCGGCTTCGATCTGGTGGTGGCCATGCCGCTGTCCTGGCTGCCGGTGATCGCCGACTACACCCGTTTCGCCCGCACCGGACGCAGCGCCGGGCGGGGCGTCATGCTGGGCTATTTCTGCGGCAACCTCTGGCTGATGGGCCTGGGCTTCGCCTACACCCTGGCCTTCGCCAGCGGTGGTGAAGCCGACGCCTTGCTGCGCGCCCTGGCCGTGGCCGGCCTGGGGCTGCCACTGCTGCTGATCCTGCTGGATGAGTCGGAAAACGCCTTTGCCGCCTATCATTCGGCAGCGGTGGCGACGGGGTTCCTGGCCCAGGTCAAGATCTGGCAGCTGACCCTGGCCATCGGCATCCTCTGCACCCTGCTGGCGCTGCTGGTCCCCCTGGCGCAGTACGAGCACTTCCTGCTGCTGATCGGCTCGGTGTTCGCGCCGCTGTTCGGCGTGGTGCTGGTGGACCATTTCCTGCTGCGCCGCCGCAAGGCTCCGCAGCGGGTGCGGGCACTGCGCCTGGAGTCCCTGGTCGCCTGGGCCCTCGGCGTGGCCGTCTACCACCTGCTGCCAACGCTGCTCCCGGCCTGGGGCGCGACCCTGCCAGCCATCGTGTTGGCCGGTACCGCACAGGCGCTGTTGGGGTTGAAGCGGACGTAA
- the thiC gene encoding phosphomethylpyrimidine synthase ThiC, translating into MNKQNNVTDFTRVDRQSTQPLPNSRKVYLTGSRPDIRVPVREISLADTPTAFGGEKNAPVFVYDTSGPYTDPAARIDLRKGLPDVRSRWIEERGDTELLAGLSSEFGQARLADPSLTALRFDLARQPRRAKAGRNVSQMHYARQGIVTPEMEYIAIRENMKLQEARAAGLLGNQHRGQSFGASIPQEITPEFVRDEVARGRAIIPANINHLELEPMIIGRNFLVKINGNIGNSALGSSIEEEVEKLTWGIRWGADTVMDLSTGKHIHETREWIIRNSPVPIGTVPIYQALEKVDGVAEELTWELFRDTLIEQAEQGVDYFTIHAGVRLHYVPLTAKRVTGIVSRGGSIMAKWCLAHHKENFLYTHFEDICEIMQAYDVSFSLGDGLRPGSIADANDAAQFGELETLGELTKIAWKHDVQTMIEGPGHVPMQLIKENMDKQLECCDEAPFYTLGPLTTDIAPGYDHITSGIGAAMIGWFGCAMLCYVTPKEHLGLPNKDDVKTGIITYKIAAHAADLAKGHPGAQIRDNALSKARFEFRWEDQFNLGLDPDTARAFHDETLPKDSAKVAHFCSMCGPKFCSMKITQEVRDYAKENGLTDEQKAIEAGFQEQAARFKDEGGVIYKQV; encoded by the coding sequence ATGAACAAGCAGAACAACGTCACCGACTTTACCCGCGTCGACCGCCAGTCCACCCAGCCGTTGCCCAATTCGCGCAAGGTCTATCTGACTGGCTCGCGTCCCGACATTCGCGTGCCGGTGCGGGAAATCTCCCTCGCCGATACCCCTACCGCGTTCGGCGGTGAAAAGAACGCCCCGGTGTTCGTCTATGACACCTCCGGTCCCTACACCGACCCGGCCGCCCGCATCGACCTGCGCAAGGGCCTGCCGGACGTGCGTTCACGCTGGATCGAAGAGCGCGGTGACACCGAACTGCTGGCCGGCCTCTCCTCCGAATTCGGCCAGGCGCGGCTCGCCGATCCGAGTCTCACCGCCCTGAGATTCGACCTGGCGCGCCAGCCGCGTCGAGCCAAGGCCGGGCGCAACGTCTCCCAGATGCACTATGCCCGCCAGGGCATCGTCACGCCGGAGATGGAATACATCGCCATCCGCGAGAACATGAAGCTGCAGGAGGCCCGCGCCGCTGGCCTGCTCGGCAACCAGCACCGCGGCCAGAGCTTCGGTGCCAGCATTCCCCAGGAGATCACGCCGGAGTTCGTCCGCGACGAGGTGGCCCGCGGCCGCGCCATCATCCCGGCCAACATCAACCACCTGGAGCTGGAGCCGATGATCATCGGCCGCAACTTCCTGGTGAAGATCAACGGCAATATCGGCAACAGCGCCCTGGGCTCTTCCATCGAGGAAGAGGTCGAGAAGCTGACCTGGGGCATCCGCTGGGGCGCCGACACCGTGATGGACCTGTCCACCGGCAAGCACATCCACGAGACCCGCGAGTGGATCATCCGCAACTCGCCGGTCCCCATCGGTACCGTGCCCATCTACCAGGCTCTGGAAAAGGTCGATGGCGTCGCCGAAGAACTGACCTGGGAGCTGTTCCGCGACACCCTCATCGAGCAGGCGGAGCAGGGCGTGGACTACTTCACCATCCATGCCGGGGTGCGCCTGCACTACGTGCCCCTGACCGCCAAGCGCGTCACCGGCATCGTCTCCCGCGGCGGCTCCATCATGGCCAAGTGGTGCCTGGCGCATCACAAGGAAAACTTCCTCTACACCCACTTCGAAGACATCTGCGAGATCATGCAGGCCTACGACGTGAGCTTCTCCCTGGGTGACGGCCTGCGTCCGGGCTCCATCGCCGATGCCAACGACGCCGCCCAGTTCGGCGAGCTGGAAACCCTCGGCGAGCTGACCAAGATCGCCTGGAAGCACGACGTCCAGACCATGATCGAAGGCCCGGGCCACGTGCCCATGCAGCTGATCAAGGAGAACATGGACAAGCAGCTGGAGTGCTGCGACGAGGCGCCGTTCTACACCCTCGGCCCCCTGACCACCGACATCGCCCCTGGCTACGACCACATCACCAGCGGCATCGGCGCCGCCATGATCGGCTGGTTCGGCTGCGCCATGCTCTGCTACGTGACGCCCAAGGAGCACCTGGGCCTGCCCAACAAGGACGACGTCAAGACCGGCATCATCACCTACAAGATCGCCGCCCATGCCGCGGACCTGGCCAAGGGGCATCCCGGCGCCCAGATCCGCGACAACGCACTAAGCAAGGCGCGCTTCGAATTTCGCTGGGAAGACCAATTCAACCTGGGCCTGGACCCGGACACGGCGCGTGCCTTCCACGACGAGACCCTGCCCAAGGACTCGGCCAAGGTGGCGCACTTCTGCTCCATGTGCGGCCCCAAGTTCTGCTCCATGAAGATCACCCAGGAGGTCCGCGACTACGCCAAGGAGAACGGCCTGACCGACGAGCAGAAGGCCATCGAGGCCGGCTTCCAGGAACAGGCGGCGCGCTTCAAGGACGAAGGAGGGGTGATCTACAAGCAGGTCTGA
- a CDS encoding TolC family outer membrane protein: protein MRRFLLLAALCTTAGLAHAQVAGNGLLDVYREALDNNADLAAERAGLGAQREAVPQARAGLLPQLGLGAQFNDTHTSLELKDNPALGVQGGRYSSDRSSQLIQATLSQPLFRADRWFQLKAAQAATEQAELQFSAAQQQLILQTAEGYFSALRAQDALATARAEEKALYRQLDQSRERYKVGLTDDTDVLQAQASFDNAQANRSQSEQQVADAFQALTRLTDRDYGSIAGIRHDLPILPPQPNDARQWVDTAMRQNLQLLAAGQGVNAAQETLRQRRAGHLPTVDAVARYSHSDNDAVNLPNAEQLALFGSPVNSRSIGIQVELPLYSGGATSSQARQAYQQLDRSEQQQESLRRQVVQNTRNAHRAINTDIEQVRARRLSIASSQRALRATEIAYQVGSRTIVDVLDAQRLLYNAVRQYNDARYNYILDTLRLKQAAGTLAPNDLLALSGYLDPHYDPDRDFLPPDLAKTRADVLPARSAQGVSNLSSPESRRSSAP, encoded by the coding sequence ATGCGAAGATTCCTGCTGCTCGCGGCGCTCTGCACCACGGCCGGTCTGGCCCACGCCCAGGTGGCCGGCAATGGCCTGCTCGACGTCTACCGTGAGGCGCTGGACAACAACGCCGACCTCGCCGCCGAACGCGCCGGTCTCGGCGCCCAGCGCGAAGCGGTGCCCCAGGCACGGGCCGGCTTGCTGCCGCAACTCGGCCTTGGCGCCCAGTTCAACGACACCCACACCAGCCTGGAGCTGAAGGACAATCCCGCGTTGGGCGTCCAGGGTGGCCGCTACAGCAGCGATCGCAGCAGCCAGCTGATCCAGGCTACCCTCAGCCAGCCCCTGTTCCGTGCCGACCGCTGGTTCCAGCTCAAGGCCGCCCAGGCCGCCACCGAGCAGGCCGAGCTGCAGTTTTCCGCCGCCCAGCAGCAACTCATCCTGCAGACCGCCGAGGGCTATTTCAGCGCCCTGCGCGCCCAGGACGCCCTGGCCACCGCCCGTGCCGAGGAAAAGGCCTTGTACCGCCAGCTGGACCAGTCCCGCGAGCGCTACAAGGTCGGCCTGACCGACGACACCGACGTGCTCCAGGCCCAGGCCAGCTTCGACAATGCCCAGGCCAACCGCTCGCAGAGCGAGCAGCAGGTGGCGGACGCCTTCCAGGCCCTGACCCGTCTGACCGATCGTGACTACGGCAGCATCGCCGGCATTCGCCACGACCTGCCGATCCTGCCGCCGCAGCCCAACGATGCTCGCCAGTGGGTGGACACCGCCATGCGCCAGAATCTGCAGCTGCTGGCCGCCGGCCAGGGCGTGAACGCGGCGCAGGAAACCCTGCGCCAGCGTCGCGCCGGGCACCTGCCGACGGTGGATGCGGTGGCGCGCTACAGCCACAGCGACAACGATGCGGTGAATCTGCCCAACGCCGAGCAGCTGGCGCTGTTCGGCAGCCCGGTCAACAGCCGCAGCATCGGTATCCAGGTGGAGCTACCGCTGTACAGCGGCGGCGCCACCAGCTCCCAGGCGCGTCAGGCCTACCAGCAGCTGGACCGGAGCGAACAGCAGCAGGAAAGCCTGCGCCGCCAGGTGGTGCAGAACACCCGCAATGCCCATCGGGCGATCAACACCGACATCGAGCAGGTGCGGGCTCGACGGCTGTCCATCGCCTCCAGCCAGCGCGCCCTGAGAGCCACCGAGATCGCCTACCAGGTGGGCAGCCGCACCATCGTCGACGTGCTCGACGCCCAGCGGCTGCTGTACAACGCCGTGCGCCAGTACAACGATGCCCGCTACAACTACATCCTGGATACCCTGAGACTCAAGCAGGCGGCCGGCACCCTGGCGCCCAACGACCTGCTGGCGCTGTCGGGCTATCTCGACCCCCACTACGACCCGGACCGCGACTTCCTGCCGCCGGACCTGGCCAAGACCCGCGCCGACGTCCTGCCGGCGCGCTCGGCTCAGGGCGTGAGCAATTTATCCAGTCCGGAGAGCAGGCGCTCCAGCGCACCCTGA
- the waaA gene encoding lipid IV(A) 3-deoxy-D-manno-octulosonic acid transferase gives MNRTLYSLIFTLALPFILLRLLWRGRRAPAYRQRIGERLALGLPAVPPGGIWVHAVSVGESIAAAPVIRALRQRHPELPITVTCMTPTGSERIRALFGDEVYHCYLSYDLPCLAGRFLDRLRPSLGVVMETELWPNLIHQAARRDVPIALANGRLSERSARGYGKLGGVTAPMLAELAWLAVQTPVEAERFRALGARAERVAVTGSIKFDLRIDPELPARAADLRQDWGHRPVWIAASTHAGEDEILLQAHHQLLAACPDALLILVPRHPERFPEVLAEVRREDFSVIQRSTGEAVQPQTQVLLGDTMGELLFLYALADVAFVGGSLIERGGHNPLEPAALGVPVLSGPHVFNFLDIVAQLRDAGALETVAEASAIAAAVARLWAEPAEAERRRQAGLAVLAANQGALERLLSGLDKLLTP, from the coding sequence ATGAACCGTACCCTCTATAGCCTGATCTTTACCCTGGCCTTGCCCTTCATCCTGCTGCGCCTGCTCTGGCGCGGACGCAGGGCTCCCGCCTATCGGCAACGTATCGGCGAGCGCCTGGCACTGGGACTACCGGCGGTACCTCCCGGCGGCATCTGGGTGCATGCGGTGTCGGTGGGGGAGAGCATCGCCGCCGCGCCGGTGATCCGCGCCCTGCGCCAACGCCATCCCGAACTGCCGATCACCGTGACCTGCATGACGCCCACCGGCTCGGAGCGCATTCGCGCCCTGTTCGGTGACGAGGTCTATCACTGCTATCTGTCCTACGACCTGCCCTGCCTGGCCGGGCGTTTCCTCGACCGGCTGCGACCGAGTCTGGGGGTGGTGATGGAAACCGAGCTCTGGCCCAACCTCATCCACCAGGCGGCGCGCCGCGACGTTCCCATCGCCCTGGCCAATGGCCGGCTGTCCGAGCGTTCCGCCCGTGGCTACGGAAAACTGGGCGGGGTGACCGCGCCGATGCTGGCGGAACTGGCCTGGCTCGCGGTGCAGACGCCGGTGGAAGCCGAGCGCTTCCGGGCCCTCGGTGCCCGTGCCGAGCGGGTCGCGGTGACCGGTTCCATCAAGTTCGACCTGCGCATCGATCCCGAGCTGCCGGCCCGCGCGGCTGACCTGCGCCAGGATTGGGGCCATCGCCCGGTGTGGATCGCCGCCAGCACCCATGCCGGTGAAGACGAGATCCTGCTCCAGGCCCATCACCAACTGCTGGCCGCATGCCCCGATGCCCTGCTGATCCTGGTGCCGCGTCATCCCGAGCGCTTTCCCGAGGTACTGGCCGAGGTGCGCCGCGAAGATTTCAGCGTGATCCAGCGCTCGACGGGGGAGGCGGTGCAACCGCAGACCCAGGTCCTGCTGGGCGACACCATGGGCGAGTTGCTGTTTCTCTACGCCCTGGCCGACGTCGCCTTCGTCGGTGGCAGCCTGATCGAGCGCGGCGGGCACAACCCGCTCGAGCCGGCCGCTCTCGGCGTGCCGGTGCTCAGCGGTCCGCACGTATTCAACTTCCTCGACATCGTCGCCCAGTTGCGCGACGCCGGCGCCCTGGAAACAGTAGCGGAAGCCTCGGCCATCGCCGCCGCCGTGGCCCGACTGTGGGCCGAACCGGCGGAAGCCGAGCGGCGCCGGCAGGCGGGTCTGGCGGTGTTGGCCGCCAATCAGGGTGCGCTGGAGCGCCTGCTCTCCGGACTGGATAAATTGCTCACGCCCTGA
- a CDS encoding IlvD/Edd family dehydratase, whose translation MTSAKRPLRSQQWFDDPAHADMTALYVERYMNYGLTRDELQSGRPIIGIAQTGSDLTPCNRHHLELAQRVKAGIRDAGGIPMEFPVHPIAEQSRRPTAALDRNLAYLGLVEILHGFPLDGVVLTTGCDKTTPACLMAAATTDLPAIVLSGGPMLDGHFKGELIGSGTVLWHARNLLATGEIDYEGFMALTTAASPSVGHCNTMGTALSMNALAETLGMSLPGCASIPAPYRERGQMAYATGKRICQLVLDDVRPSQIMTREAFDNAIVVASALGASSNCPPHLIAIARHMGVELSLDDWQRLGEDIPLLANCMPAGKYLGEGFHRAGGVPAVLHELLKAGRLHGDCLTVSGKTIGAIAEGAASSDPAVIQPYEAPLKHRAGFIVLSGNFFDSAIMKMSVVGEAFRQTYLAEPGKENSFEARAIVFEGPEDYHARIDDPALDIDERCILVIRGAGPVGYPGSAEVVNMAPPAALIKKGIDSLPCLGDGRQSGTSASPSILNMSPEAAVGGGLALLKTNDRLRVDLNARSVDVLLDDAELERRRAEWTPNLPPAQTPWQELYRQLVGQLSTGGCLEPATLHLKVIAREGGTPRHSH comes from the coding sequence ATGACTTCCGCCAAACGCCCGCTGCGCAGCCAGCAATGGTTCGATGACCCTGCCCACGCCGACATGACCGCGCTCTATGTCGAGCGCTACATGAACTACGGCCTGACCCGTGACGAACTCCAGTCCGGCCGCCCCATCATCGGCATCGCCCAGACCGGCAGCGACCTCACGCCCTGCAATCGTCATCACCTGGAACTGGCCCAGCGGGTCAAGGCCGGTATCCGCGACGCGGGCGGCATCCCCATGGAGTTCCCGGTGCACCCCATCGCCGAACAGAGTCGGCGCCCCACCGCGGCCCTGGATCGCAACCTGGCCTACCTCGGCCTGGTGGAGATCCTGCACGGCTTTCCCCTGGATGGCGTGGTGCTCACCACCGGTTGCGACAAGACCACCCCGGCCTGCCTGATGGCTGCGGCCACCACCGACCTGCCGGCCATCGTGCTGTCCGGCGGCCCCATGCTGGACGGCCATTTCAAAGGCGAGCTGATCGGTTCGGGTACCGTGCTCTGGCACGCGCGCAACCTGCTGGCAACCGGCGAGATCGACTACGAGGGCTTCATGGCCCTGACCACCGCCGCCTCACCCTCGGTGGGTCACTGCAACACCATGGGCACGGCCCTGTCGATGAATGCCCTGGCCGAGACCCTGGGCATGTCGCTGCCGGGTTGCGCCAGCATCCCCGCGCCTTATCGCGAACGCGGCCAGATGGCCTATGCCACCGGCAAGCGCATCTGCCAGCTGGTGCTGGACGACGTCCGCCCCTCGCAGATCATGACCCGCGAGGCCTTCGACAACGCCATCGTGGTGGCTTCGGCCCTGGGTGCTTCCAGCAACTGCCCGCCGCACCTGATCGCCATCGCCCGCCACATGGGCGTGGAACTGTCGCTGGACGACTGGCAGCGCCTGGGCGAGGACATCCCGCTGCTGGCCAACTGCATGCCGGCCGGCAAGTACCTGGGTGAGGGCTTCCACCGCGCCGGCGGCGTGCCGGCGGTGCTCCATGAACTGCTCAAGGCCGGTCGCCTGCACGGCGACTGCCTGACCGTTTCCGGCAAGACCATCGGTGCCATCGCCGAGGGGGCCGCCAGTTCGGATCCGGCCGTGATCCAGCCTTATGAGGCGCCGCTCAAGCACCGCGCCGGCTTCATCGTGCTCAGCGGCAACTTCTTCGATAGCGCCATCATGAAGATGTCGGTGGTGGGCGAGGCCTTTCGCCAGACCTACCTGGCTGAACCGGGCAAGGAAAACAGCTTCGAAGCGCGGGCCATCGTCTTCGAAGGCCCCGAGGACTATCACGCGCGCATCGACGACCCGGCCCTGGACATCGACGAGCGCTGTATCCTGGTGATCCGCGGCGCCGGTCCGGTGGGCTATCCGGGCAGCGCCGAGGTGGTCAACATGGCGCCCCCGGCGGCGCTGATCAAGAAGGGCATCGACTCCCTGCCGTGCCTGGGCGACGGTCGTCAGAGCGGTACCTCGGCCAGTCCCTCGATCCTCAACATGTCGCCGGAGGCGGCGGTGGGTGGTGGCCTGGCCCTGCTCAAGACCAACGACCGGCTGCGTGTGGACCTCAACGCCCGCAGCGTCGATGTGCTGCTCGACGATGCCGAGCTGGAGCGCCGCCGCGCCGAATGGACGCCCAACCTGCCGCCGGCTCAAACCCCCTGGCAGGAGCTCTATCGGCAACTGGTGGGCCAGCTCTCCACCGGCGGCTGCCTGGAACCGGCCACCCTGCACCTCAAGGTGATCGCCCGCGAAGGCGGGACGCCACGGCATTCGCATTAG
- a CDS encoding fumarylacetoacetate hydrolase family protein produces MPLRLSPANTLPADGLAGTLVGRAWVPGPLAGPSPVVLREDGVFDISARFATLSALFEEEAPLQALRDTPGRYLGSLDDLLANSGEQADPARLHLLPPADLQVIKAAGVTFAASMLERVIEEQAGGDAGRAVAIREQVQAVIGADLQGLEPGSPRAQALKALLIEKGMWSQYLEVGIGPDAEIFTKAPVLAAVGSGSLIGIHPVSQWNNPEPEVVLVADSRGRLHGATLGNDVNLRDIEGRSALLLSKAKDNNASCALGPFIRLFDETFDLDQVRQCVVTLEVQGEDGFHLNGSSSMAQISRDPTDLAAQTLNANHQYPDGFVLFLGTLFAPTQDRDAPGGGFTHKVGDVVSIASPLLGTLHNRVTTSDQAPAWRFGLGALMHNLAARGLLGR; encoded by the coding sequence ATGCCCCTTCGTCTTTCGCCTGCCAATACCCTTCCCGCCGATGGCCTGGCCGGCACCCTGGTGGGCCGTGCCTGGGTGCCCGGTCCGCTGGCCGGTCCCTCGCCCGTGGTGCTGCGCGAAGACGGCGTCTTCGATATCTCGGCACGCTTCGCTACGCTGAGCGCCCTGTTCGAGGAAGAGGCGCCGCTGCAGGCCCTGCGCGATACCCCCGGGCGCTACCTCGGCAGCCTTGATGACCTGCTGGCCAACAGTGGCGAGCAGGCCGACCCCGCACGTCTGCACCTGCTGCCGCCGGCCGACCTGCAGGTGATCAAGGCCGCCGGAGTGACCTTTGCCGCCAGCATGCTGGAACGGGTGATCGAGGAGCAGGCCGGCGGCGATGCCGGGCGCGCCGTGGCCATCCGCGAGCAGGTGCAGGCGGTGATCGGCGCGGATCTGCAGGGCCTGGAGCCAGGCAGTCCACGCGCCCAGGCGCTCAAGGCCCTGCTGATCGAGAAGGGCATGTGGTCGCAGTACCTGGAGGTGGGCATCGGGCCGGATGCCGAGATCTTCACCAAGGCGCCAGTGCTGGCCGCGGTCGGCAGCGGCAGCCTCATCGGCATTCACCCCGTGTCCCAGTGGAACAATCCCGAGCCCGAGGTGGTGCTGGTGGCGGACAGCCGCGGCCGCCTGCATGGCGCCACCCTGGGCAATGACGTCAACCTGCGCGACATCGAGGGCCGCAGCGCCCTGCTGCTGAGCAAGGCCAAGGACAACAACGCCTCCTGCGCCCTGGGGCCCTTCATCCGCCTGTTCGACGAGACCTTCGATCTCGACCAGGTCCGCCAGTGCGTGGTGACCCTGGAAGTCCAGGGCGAAGACGGCTTTCACCTCAATGGCAGCAGCTCCATGGCGCAGATCAGTCGTGATCCCACCGATCTCGCCGCCCAGACCCTCAATGCCAACCACCAGTATCCCGACGGTTTCGTGCTGTTTCTCGGCACCCTGTTCGCCCCGACCCAGGACCGTGACGCCCCGGGCGGCGGCTTCACCCACAAGGTGGGTGACGTGGTGAGCATCGCCAGCCCGCTGCTGGGAACCCTGCACAATAGGGTGACCACCAGCGACCAGGCCCCGGCCTGGCGCTTCGGCCTCGGTGCCCTGATGCACAACCTGGCCGCCCGCGGCCTGCTGGGCCGCTAA
- a CDS encoding LysR family transcriptional regulator yields the protein MSEPSFSQICHWLKFRHLLLIDTLGRTRNMHLAAQQMNLSQPAISKMLKEIEHLLGFALFERQPRSMPPTALGEHVLRYARVALNDARDFAEQIDSLRRGGHGQLKVGGIFAATAVALPQAIVAIKQRWPLLAIEVVEQTSDHLMEMLDDKLLHLAVARFTDEAQAQRFDFQPLAPEPFRFVVNADHPLVGSGPVGLDQVLAWPWILYPKGTPIRGRMERAFAAAGLPVPSNTIDTISMQTFLQVLRAGPMIGMLPEAMVEPYLASGALSALELPLHLPAQDYGILTRKGEPLGEAAREFAAILLSHAGREESAA from the coding sequence TTGTCCGAGCCGTCGTTCAGCCAGATCTGCCACTGGCTCAAGTTTCGCCACCTGCTGCTGATCGACACCCTGGGCCGCACCCGCAACATGCACCTGGCCGCGCAGCAGATGAACCTCAGCCAGCCGGCCATCAGCAAGATGCTCAAGGAGATCGAGCACCTGCTCGGCTTCGCCCTGTTCGAGCGCCAACCGCGCAGCATGCCGCCCACCGCCCTGGGCGAACACGTGCTGCGTTACGCCCGGGTGGCACTCAACGATGCCCGCGACTTCGCCGAGCAGATCGACAGCCTGAGACGCGGCGGTCACGGCCAGCTCAAGGTCGGTGGCATCTTCGCTGCCACGGCGGTGGCCCTGCCGCAGGCCATCGTCGCGATCAAGCAGCGCTGGCCGCTGCTGGCCATCGAGGTGGTGGAGCAGACCAGCGATCACCTGATGGAGATGCTCGACGACAAACTGCTGCACCTGGCGGTGGCACGCTTCACCGACGAAGCCCAGGCCCAGCGTTTCGACTTCCAGCCCCTGGCGCCGGAGCCCTTCCGTTTCGTGGTCAACGCCGATCATCCGCTGGTGGGCAGCGGCCCCGTGGGCCTCGACCAGGTGCTGGCCTGGCCCTGGATCCTCTATCCCAAGGGCACGCCGATTCGCGGGCGCATGGAGCGGGCCTTCGCCGCCGCCGGCCTGCCGGTGCCGAGCAACACCATCGATACCATCTCCATGCAGACCTTTCTCCAGGTGCTGCGCGCCGGCCCCATGATCGGCATGCTGCCCGAGGCCATGGTCGAGCCCTATCTCGCCAGCGGCGCGCTCAGTGCCCTGGAGCTGCCCCTGCACCTGCCGGCGCAGGACTACGGCATCCTTACCCGCAAGGGCGAACCCCTCGGCGAGGCGGCCCGGGAATTCGCCGCCATCCTGCTGAGCCACGCCGGTCGCGAGGAGTCCGCAGCCTAG